One Silene latifolia isolate original U9 population chromosome 4, ASM4854445v1, whole genome shotgun sequence DNA segment encodes these proteins:
- the LOC141653258 gene encoding respiratory burst oxidase homolog protein A-like produces MEDIKEDILLSFSLSSSSLYSSSSSSDHEIDSGTSLLSPPLLDEDGEDDHRLRFVDEEDGSIFLDEVEQRFNQVAVWDDHEALPTVDASHFGYCIGMQQNSEFADELLQALRGRTNLNMRINKRELYNYCRRLTNPSYDLTTRIFFNMCDRDMDGRITKNDLEKMILLSASTNSLSMQGEDAERFASLILQEVDTQEKGYIEFHQLKRLFKTVLTKGDTSTENELAKSRYQEHQEATTTMSMVEIIFRTYWRRAWIVTLWLTLCIGLFTWKFIQYKHRAAFQIMGYCLSAAKGAAETLKLNMALILLPVSRNLLTWLRRSPWVSSIVPFNDNINFHKLIAGGIVIGVILHGGTHLACDLPRISASNSFIFQRTFGNRFGNQQPSYLQVLCTTEVATGIAMVILMAIAFSLATKMPRRRSPSLPSPIRRVTGYNTFWYSHHLLIIVYILLIIHSMFLFLANNFVEKTTWMYLAVPVLIYAGERIYRSIRSETYEVDILEANMYPGKVLHLKLSKPTGFSYKSGMYIYIKCPHISPFEWHPFSLTSGPNDSYLSIHIRTLGDWSYHIHNLFQEAVISKPFNYPKVYIDGPYGAASQDHIKYEVVVMIGLGIGATPFISVLKDIGDRLQKQPPNQMNDLEFGDARGPLKAYFYWVTREHGSLDWFRDSMKEIIEASQTQRVIEMHNFLTSVNPLGDARSILLSTTQSLHFAKTGLDIFSRTQVRTHFSRPHWLKIFTSLAQSHEGSSIGVFYCGSSNLAKELEALCTKLSTKTTTRFVFHKENY; encoded by the exons ATGGAGGATATTAAAGAGGATATATTGTTGTCATTCTCGTTATCATCATCTTCGTTatattcatcttcttcctcttctgACCATGAGATCGACAGTGGCACATCCTTGTTGTCGCCACCACTCTTAGATGAAGACGGAGAGGATGATCATCGGCTGAGATTCGTTGATGAAGAAGATGGTAGCATTTTTTTGGACGAAGTTGAACAACGATTCAATCAAGTTGCTGTTTGGGATGATCATGAGGCTCTTCCTACAGTTGATGCCTCACATTTTGGTTATTGCATTG GAATGCAACAAAATTCAGAATTTGCTGATGAACTTCTTCAAGCATTAAGAGGAAGAACAAATCTTAACATGAGGATCAATAAAAGAGAGCTATACAATTACTGTCGTCGATTAACTAATCCGTCATATGATCTTACTACAAGAATCTTCTTCAACAT GTGTGATAGAGATATGGATGGAAGGATTACCAAAAACGATTTAGAAAAG aTGATATTGTTAAGTGCTTCAACAAATTCATTGAGCATGCAAGGAGAAGACGCTGAACGGTTTGCTTCTCTAATCTTGCAAGAAGTCGATACTCAAGAAAAGGGATACATCGAG TTTCATCAACTAAAGAGGCTCTTCAAAACCGTCTTAACAAAAGGCGACACTTCCACAGAAAACGAGCTAGCAAAGTCTCGATATCAAGAGCATCAAGAAGCCACAACGACCATGTCAATGGTAGAGATCATATTCAGAACTTATTGGCGTCGAGCGTGGATTGTGACCCTTTGGCTGACGCTTTGCATAGGACTCTTTACATGGAAATTCATACAATATAAGCATAGAGCTGCTTTTCAAATTATGGGATACTGTCTTAGCGCGGCGAAGGGCGCCGCCGAGACCCTTAAGCTCAACATGGCTCTTATACTGCTTCCAGTATCTAGGAACTTGCTTACTTGGCTTAGGAGGAGCCCTTGGGTTAGCTCTATTGTTCCTTTCAATGATAATATCAATTTTCACAAG CTAATTGCAGGAGGGATAGTCATAGGGGTGATCTTACATGGAGGGACTCACTTGGCTTGTGACTTGCCAAGAATATCAGCAAGTAATTCCTTTATTTTCCAAAGAACCTTTGGAAATAGATTTGGCAACCAACAACCCTCGTATCTACAAGTATTATGCACAACTGAGGTCGCAACCGGGATTGCCATGGTCATTTTAATGGCAATTGCCTTTTCTTTAGCCACCAAAATGCCTCGACGTCGGTCACCGTCATTACCCAGCCCAATTCGTCGGGTTACCGGGTATAATACATTTTGGTACTCACATCATCTTCTCATCATAGTCTATATTTTGCTCATCATCCACTCCATGTTCCTCTTCCTTGCCAACAACTTCGTTGAGAAAACG ACATGGATGTACCTAGCAGTTCCGGTTCTAATATATGCAGGGGAGCGAATATATCGTAGTATAAGATCAGAAACTTACGAAGTCGACATTCTTGAG GCAAACATGTACCCAGGAAAAGTTTTACATCTCAAACTGTCCAAACCAACTGGTTTTTCATACAAAAGTGGCATGTATATATACATCAAGTGCCCCCATATTTCTCCTTTTGAATG GCACCCATTTTCTTTGACATCGGGACCAAATGATAGTTATCTAAGCATCCATATTCGGACCCTTGGAGATTGGAGCTATCATATTCATAATCTCTTTCAAGAG GCAGTGATCTCAAAACCATTTAATTACCCGAAAGTATATATTGACGGGCCATATGGAGCAGCGTCTCAGGATCATATCAAATACGAGGTGGTCGTGATGATTGGCCTTGGCATAGGAGCAACACCTTTCATTAGTGTCCTCAAGGACATAGGAGATAGGCTTCAAAAACAACCTCCTAATCAA ATGAACGATTTAGAGTTTGGTGACGCGAGAGGACCGTTGAAGGCCTATTTTTATTGGGTTACAAGGGAACATGGCTCCTTAGACTGGTTCAGGGACTCCATGAAGGAAATCATTGAAGCAAGCCAAACACAG AGAGTGATAGAGATGCACAACTTTTTGACTAGTGTGAACCCACTTGGGGATGCACGATCGATATTACTAAGCACAACTCAATCGTTGCATTTTGCCAAAACCGGCCTTGACATATTCTCTCGAACACAG GTACGTACACACTTCTCTCGACCACATTGGTTGAAGATATTCACAAGTTTGGCTCAAAGCCATGAAGGATCGAGTATTG GCGTATTCTATTGTGGCTCATCGAACCTAGCGAAGGAGTTGGAGGCATTGTGCACCAAATTATCGACCAAGACCACAACCAGATTTGTGTTCCACAAGGAAAACTACTAG